The proteins below are encoded in one region of Berryella intestinalis:
- a CDS encoding FtsW/RodA/SpoVE family cell cycle protein, producing the protein MPSINQISTVRVPDRGAHDASASKRRRPIFWPFVLAFSALVAYGLVVVFSAVSADADYSFSRQLGGVAVGLVVMAVVWHFDYTRLAGYQNIFLIINVVLILSPHLPVIGVNTMGATSWINIGMQVQPGEFAKITVILFDAAVMAKYQGALNDVREYLRTVGLMLVPFACIMTQPDLGTGLVYLFIGATALVAGGANRRFLIASLLVGIALVALVFSVDEVIKNATGDYKLLKQYQRNRLLVFMNQGSTNLSEEGYNLNQAMIAIGSGGLFGQGYMQGSQHGLGILPEAPTDFIFCVLAEEFGFAGAMLLLVLYIGLLASCFYIATRAGDVFGVLIVMSVVGMWLFQILENIGMTCGLMPITGIPLPFVSYGSSFMVVNFAMLGFVGSVWAHNKQNARRAGYAATR; encoded by the coding sequence ATGCCGTCGATTAACCAGATCAGCACCGTGCGCGTCCCCGATCGCGGGGCGCACGACGCTTCGGCGTCCAAGAGGCGCCGCCCGATCTTCTGGCCGTTCGTCCTGGCGTTTTCCGCGCTGGTGGCCTACGGGCTCGTCGTCGTGTTCTCGGCGGTCAGTGCGGATGCCGACTACAGCTTCTCCCGCCAGCTGGGCGGTGTTGCCGTGGGCCTTGTGGTGATGGCGGTCGTGTGGCACTTCGACTACACGCGCCTTGCCGGGTACCAGAACATCTTCCTCATCATCAACGTGGTGCTCATCCTGTCGCCTCATCTGCCCGTCATCGGCGTGAACACCATGGGCGCGACGTCGTGGATCAACATCGGGATGCAGGTGCAGCCCGGCGAGTTCGCCAAGATCACGGTGATCCTGTTCGATGCCGCCGTCATGGCGAAGTACCAGGGCGCTTTGAACGACGTGCGCGAGTACCTGAGGACCGTCGGGCTGATGCTCGTGCCGTTCGCGTGCATCATGACCCAGCCCGACCTGGGCACGGGCTTGGTGTACCTGTTCATCGGGGCCACTGCGCTCGTTGCGGGAGGGGCGAACCGCCGGTTCCTCATCGCGAGCCTTTTGGTGGGCATCGCGCTGGTCGCCCTGGTGTTCTCGGTCGACGAGGTGATCAAGAACGCGACGGGGGACTACAAGCTGCTCAAGCAGTACCAGCGCAACCGGCTTTTGGTGTTCATGAACCAGGGGTCGACCAACCTTTCCGAAGAGGGCTACAACCTCAACCAGGCCATGATCGCCATCGGATCGGGAGGGCTGTTCGGTCAGGGCTATATGCAAGGGTCGCAGCATGGCCTGGGCATCCTTCCCGAGGCTCCCACCGACTTCATCTTCTGCGTGCTGGCCGAAGAGTTCGGATTTGCCGGGGCGATGCTGCTTTTGGTCCTGTACATCGGCTTGCTGGCGAGCTGCTTTTACATCGCGACGCGCGCTGGGGACGTGTTCGGCGTGCTCATCGTTATGAGCGTTGTGGGGATGTGGTTGTTCCAGATTCTTGAGAATATCGGTATGACCTGCGGATTGATGCCCATTACCGGAATCCCGCTGCCGTTTGTGAGCTACGGCTCGTCGTTCATGGTCGTGAATTTCGCTATGCTGGGGTTCGTGGGGTCGGTGTGGGCCCACAACAAACAGAACGCAAGGAGGGCCGGCTATGCGGCTACCCGTTGA
- a CDS encoding tetratricopeptide repeat protein, with translation MNKDLFHQANAMVAAKDYETALRLYSACMSDEEGLEPGEQGLLYHRMGNCYTKMKRYAEAIETYGKATADSGYDACGAVNYNVGMAYAALHDYAEAVKHFEIAVSDRSYPTPYKAHSALGNVLLKQGKSAEAGVAFREAALDDSNPDPTKALLNLGVCFMALDRPADAVASYESALQFDMKQSVRNKLYASLGQAYTACGQMQKAVDAFEQSIADRTYFLTSSATVDYQRAVAAVSQGTADVTQALPVLAGNDMSGLDVPANPTSSLVEREAYEPAQSEDDPYYYADNYGDETYENGEDRFFNATDEELERWSKGVVKQERRGRGAGLKALIVVILLLLAALAAGIFLYLQGYGYPTQETVVEQLFSHPTSAVSSAFDSGVSSDDAKSMAALIPEGSKATIDGIDRSAASSTAYVTAATPEGGSVQYKVELVRDKISWKISNVELYFASQN, from the coding sequence ATGAACAAGGATCTATTCCATCAGGCCAATGCGATGGTCGCGGCGAAGGATTACGAGACCGCGCTGCGGCTGTACAGCGCCTGCATGTCCGACGAAGAGGGTCTCGAGCCGGGCGAGCAGGGGCTGCTGTACCACCGCATGGGCAACTGCTACACGAAGATGAAGCGCTACGCCGAGGCCATCGAAACCTACGGCAAGGCGACGGCCGATTCGGGCTACGACGCGTGCGGAGCGGTGAACTACAACGTGGGCATGGCCTACGCGGCGCTCCACGATTACGCCGAAGCCGTCAAGCACTTCGAGATCGCCGTGTCCGATCGCAGCTACCCGACGCCCTACAAGGCCCATTCGGCTTTGGGCAACGTGCTGCTGAAGCAGGGCAAGTCCGCTGAGGCGGGCGTGGCCTTCCGCGAGGCGGCCCTCGACGACTCGAACCCCGATCCCACCAAGGCCCTTCTCAACCTGGGCGTTTGCTTCATGGCGCTCGACCGGCCGGCCGATGCGGTCGCTTCCTACGAAAGCGCCCTGCAGTTCGACATGAAGCAGAGCGTGCGCAACAAGCTCTACGCCAGCCTGGGCCAGGCCTATACCGCGTGCGGCCAGATGCAGAAGGCGGTCGACGCCTTCGAGCAGTCCATCGCCGATCGCACCTACTTCCTCACGTCGTCGGCGACGGTCGACTACCAGCGCGCGGTCGCCGCGGTCTCCCAGGGAACCGCCGATGTGACCCAGGCGCTTCCCGTGCTCGCGGGCAACGACATGTCGGGCCTCGACGTCCCCGCGAACCCCACCAGCTCCCTGGTCGAGCGCGAGGCGTACGAACCCGCGCAGTCCGAGGACGATCCGTACTACTACGCCGACAACTACGGCGACGAGACGTACGAGAACGGCGAGGACCGGTTCTTCAACGCCACCGACGAAGAGCTCGAGCGCTGGTCCAAGGGCGTGGTGAAGCAGGAGCGCAGGGGCCGCGGAGCCGGCCTGAAGGCGCTCATCGTCGTCATCCTGCTGCTTTTGGCCGCCCTTGCCGCCGGCATCTTCCTGTACCTGCAAGGGTACGGCTATCCCACTCAGGAAACCGTGGTCGAGCAGCTGTTCTCGCATCCGACCAGCGCGGTTTCCAGCGCGTTTGACAGCGGCGTTTCCTCCGACGACGCCAAGAGCATGGCCGCCCTCATCCCGGAGGGCTCGAAGGCCACCATCGACGGCATCGATCGCAGCGCCGCCTCTTCGACGGCGTACGTGACCGCCGCCACGCCCGAGGGCGGTTCGGTCCAGTACAAAGTCGAGCTGGTTCGCGATAAGATCAGTTGGAAAATCTCGAACGTTGAGCTATATTTCGCAAGTCAGAATTAA
- the mreD gene encoding rod shape-determining protein MreD yields the protein MNVSNGNMLGFAGALAALLLQLLAAPALSIGGAVPNFAIVFVMAYALVRPHRLGPVMPFALGLAFDLASGAPVGSMAFSLLLISIVVARLFEALDNDAILVPLVLLGGGVLAIELIHALFMLAGGVSASLGDALVHVVVPCAVYEFFLGAATYLVMHRFAPRQTAAVPTNVSNVR from the coding sequence ATGAACGTCTCCAACGGCAACATGCTCGGCTTCGCGGGCGCGCTTGCGGCCCTGCTGCTTCAGCTGCTGGCGGCCCCCGCGCTGTCCATCGGCGGCGCCGTTCCGAATTTCGCCATCGTGTTCGTCATGGCCTACGCGCTGGTGCGCCCGCACCGCCTCGGCCCGGTCATGCCGTTCGCGTTGGGGCTCGCGTTCGATCTCGCGTCGGGAGCGCCGGTGGGGTCCATGGCCTTCTCCCTGCTGCTTATCTCGATCGTCGTCGCCCGCCTGTTCGAGGCCCTGGACAACGACGCGATCCTCGTCCCGCTGGTTCTGCTGGGAGGCGGCGTGCTTGCCATCGAGCTTATCCATGCGCTGTTCATGCTGGCCGGAGGGGTGAGCGCCTCTTTGGGCGATGCGCTGGTCCACGTGGTGGTACCCTGCGCCGTGTACGAGTTTTTCCTGGGAGCGGCGACGTATCTGGTCATGCATCGGTTCGCTCCGCGCCAGACGGCGGCTGTCCCCACCAACGTCTCGAATGTGAGGTAG
- the rlmD gene encoding 23S rRNA (uracil(1939)-C(5))-methyltransferase RlmD gives MQQTVTFERMSYGIDAVGRLDDGKAVFCPLVAPGDTAVVEVVEDKGSFARAKLVQVVEPSSCRVEPASPYDQISGAAPWQHLSYKAQLKAKRDNVVSQLVRTARIDAERAEQLVEPTMRSKREWAYRNKIEMSARIDERGAFNLGYMREGTDELLPVEQTMLAHTKIQKVPKALRGAMRFVLGNQDLGIYRVGVRHSMATGELEVAAWTRPGPFPRALFAKTVGDACKATSIVRVMADEGAARRIKGVETLSGRGFWRERVGDFYFSTQAPSFFQVNTAQAGRLVEQVMEGLGGVEGKYIADLYAGGGTFSIPLAAAGADVVAVESAGSSVRDLRFNADLNGVEVDVLGGDAARELAGLGDLDALVVDPPRSGLAASVPSDIAAARPQKVAYVSCDPATWARDIARFSQVGYRLERVQPVDMFPQTFHVEVVSILARTS, from the coding sequence ATGCAACAGACGGTTACGTTCGAACGCATGTCATACGGAATAGACGCGGTGGGTCGCCTCGACGATGGCAAGGCGGTGTTCTGCCCGCTGGTTGCGCCGGGCGACACGGCCGTGGTCGAGGTGGTCGAGGACAAGGGCTCGTTCGCGCGTGCGAAGCTGGTCCAGGTGGTGGAGCCGTCCTCCTGCCGCGTCGAGCCCGCCAGCCCGTACGACCAGATCTCGGGGGCAGCGCCCTGGCAGCATCTTTCGTACAAGGCCCAGCTGAAGGCCAAGCGCGACAACGTGGTGTCCCAGCTGGTGCGCACCGCCCGCATCGATGCCGAACGGGCCGAGCAGCTGGTGGAGCCCACCATGCGCAGCAAGCGCGAATGGGCGTACCGCAACAAGATCGAGATGAGCGCCCGCATCGACGAGCGGGGCGCCTTCAACCTGGGCTATATGCGGGAGGGCACCGACGAGCTGCTTCCCGTCGAGCAGACCATGCTCGCGCACACGAAGATTCAAAAGGTCCCCAAGGCGCTGCGCGGCGCCATGCGCTTCGTGCTGGGCAACCAGGATCTGGGGATCTACCGCGTCGGCGTGCGCCACAGCATGGCCACCGGAGAGCTGGAGGTGGCGGCGTGGACGCGCCCCGGCCCGTTTCCGCGCGCCCTGTTCGCCAAGACCGTGGGCGACGCGTGCAAGGCCACCAGCATCGTGCGCGTGATGGCCGACGAGGGGGCCGCCCGCCGCATCAAAGGGGTGGAAACGCTTTCCGGGCGCGGTTTCTGGCGCGAGCGGGTGGGCGACTTCTACTTCTCGACGCAGGCCCCGTCGTTTTTCCAGGTGAACACCGCGCAGGCGGGCCGCCTGGTCGAGCAGGTGATGGAGGGGCTCGGAGGCGTCGAGGGCAAATACATCGCCGATCTCTATGCGGGGGGCGGCACGTTCTCGATCCCGTTGGCCGCGGCCGGAGCCGACGTGGTGGCGGTCGAATCGGCGGGGTCGTCGGTGCGCGATTTGCGGTTCAACGCAGATCTGAACGGCGTCGAAGTCGACGTCTTGGGCGGGGACGCCGCCCGCGAGCTCGCGGGTCTGGGCGACCTGGACGCCCTGGTGGTCGACCCCCCGCGTTCGGGCCTGGCCGCCAGCGTTCCGTCCGACATCGCGGCCGCGCGTCCCCAGAAGGTCGCGTACGTGAGCTGCGATCCCGCTACCTGGGCGCGCGATATCGCCCGGTTCTCCCAGGTGGGATATCGGTTGGAGCGCGTGCAGCCGGTCGATATGTTCCCCCAGACCTTCCACGTCGAAGTGGTGTCCATCCTCGCGCGGACGTCCTAG
- a CDS encoding rod shape-determining protein — MSFLDFFSGLTGRMGADMAIDLGTANTLIAISGEGIVINEPSVVAIERHTNRVLAVGHEAKNMINHTPDAFSAEHPLKDGVIADYDITEAMISAFINKAAPRKYPWQAKPRIVVCIPCGATSVEKRAVFESTIQAGARQAFLIEEPMAAAMGADLPVTEPTGSMVVDIGGGTTEVAVISLGGIVTSSSLRLAGNRMDEAISMHLRDLLGIKIGERTAEVIKIKIGSILPFEDGHERDMIISGQDVLTEQPKEVTIQSEDVRAALVQPCEEMVLNIKETFKKTNPDLASDIIQNGILLTGGGGLLAGLDRYLTDKLEIPVWTSETALTNVVTGCMKVLDTPTALRQTLMRTR; from the coding sequence ATGTCCTTTTTAGACTTCTTCTCCGGGCTCACCGGTCGCATGGGCGCCGATATGGCCATCGATCTGGGCACCGCCAACACGCTCATCGCCATTTCGGGAGAGGGCATCGTCATCAACGAGCCCTCGGTCGTCGCCATCGAGCGCCACACCAACCGCGTCTTGGCGGTGGGGCACGAGGCGAAGAACATGATCAACCATACGCCCGACGCGTTTTCCGCCGAGCATCCCCTCAAAGACGGCGTTATCGCCGACTACGACATCACCGAGGCTATGATCTCGGCTTTCATCAACAAGGCCGCGCCGCGCAAGTATCCCTGGCAGGCGAAGCCCCGCATCGTCGTGTGCATCCCCTGCGGCGCCACCTCCGTCGAGAAGCGCGCGGTGTTCGAGTCCACCATCCAGGCCGGCGCGCGCCAGGCTTTCCTCATCGAGGAGCCCATGGCGGCCGCCATGGGCGCCGATCTGCCGGTCACCGAGCCCACCGGTTCGATGGTCGTCGACATCGGCGGCGGCACCACCGAGGTGGCCGTCATCTCGCTCGGCGGCATTGTGACGTCCTCGTCGCTGCGCCTGGCGGGCAACCGCATGGACGAGGCGATCTCCATGCATCTGCGCGACCTTCTGGGCATCAAGATCGGCGAGCGCACCGCCGAGGTCATCAAGATCAAGATCGGGTCCATCCTCCCGTTCGAGGACGGCCACGAGCGCGACATGATCATCTCCGGTCAGGACGTCCTTACCGAGCAGCCCAAAGAGGTCACCATCCAGTCCGAGGACGTGCGTGCCGCGCTGGTGCAGCCGTGCGAGGAGATGGTCCTCAACATCAAGGAGACGTTCAAGAAGACCAACCCCGACCTGGCCAGCGACATCATCCAGAACGGCATCCTGCTCACCGGCGGCGGCGGTCTTCTGGCGGGTCTGGACCGCTACCTTACCGACAAGCTCGAGATTCCCGTCTGGACCAGCGAAACCGCGTTGACCAACGTGGTGACGGGATGCATGAAGGTCCTCGATACGCCTACCGCGCTTCGCCAGACCCTCATGCGCACGCGATAG
- the mrdA gene encoding penicillin-binding protein 2 — translation MLVAIVVAILTLIVAALVAVAFFALRERLRTSSSVHVKRGRASISSIDTLDVASASSSTDGLPDTHVKTSSSPDGRASAPLNARFAAIGVFAAGVFATLGAKLFGMQILQASSYQKQANENKYTDVSTPAPRGYIYDADGVALVKNRSSLTVLADADVLSDHDVVLRLSAVLGIPYNVVRSRLQDTSSGAQSQRVIASDASLRNVAFIAEHSDAFPGVNIQNRTIRSYPYGALAAHVLGYTGAVSDADLKSVPANRDIELGDEVGKSGVEYTYDEILSGEHGRRRVVADADGNVVRVVAETQPTRGSDLYLTIKAPVQYVVDKELAELIAPKGVIGTGKGVAGACVVMDVTDGSIVAMSSYPTYSPETFIGGISQDIWDLYSSKSSYYPLLNRTISGTYAAASTFKSFTGLAALRYGFADTSKYWTCTGSWDGFNTGSPQKCWLKTGHGSLDFKGGIVQSCDVVFYDIAYNFYYAGKSQGGTLSDTAMQEEPAKFRFGQLTGIDLASEEAGRIPTPEWKQSYWADVPTEGVWRGGDMTNTVIGQGDVLVTPIQVAVAYGAIATGNLMRPHVLKEVRNGDNVAAVTFEPQIIDVPDVDEKNYAILRDALNGVAGSNSALAKSFRDVGMDPWDVACKTGTAEMTDTEDFGWFACYAPYDDPKYVVAVMIEQGGGGSTSAGPIGAKALAAALAADAGELKEVGAVAASSGESVAYVSSSSGRTD, via the coding sequence ATGCTGGTCGCCATCGTCGTCGCCATCCTCACGCTGATCGTCGCCGCCCTGGTCGCGGTGGCGTTCTTCGCGCTGCGCGAGAGGCTGCGCACCTCGTCGTCTGTGCATGTGAAGCGCGGGCGGGCCTCGATCAGCTCCATCGACACCCTGGACGTCGCGTCGGCGTCCTCGTCGACCGACGGCCTTCCCGACACGCACGTTAAGACGTCTTCCAGTCCCGACGGCCGCGCGTCGGCTCCCCTGAACGCGCGTTTCGCCGCGATCGGCGTATTCGCCGCGGGCGTGTTCGCCACTTTGGGCGCCAAGCTGTTCGGCATGCAGATCCTCCAGGCCTCGTCGTATCAGAAGCAGGCCAACGAGAACAAGTACACCGACGTGTCCACCCCCGCTCCGCGCGGATACATCTACGATGCCGACGGGGTGGCCCTGGTGAAGAACCGCTCGTCGCTCACCGTTCTGGCCGATGCCGACGTGCTGTCCGACCACGATGTGGTCCTGCGCTTGTCGGCGGTGCTGGGCATTCCCTACAACGTGGTGAGGTCCCGCTTGCAGGACACTTCGTCGGGCGCGCAGAGCCAGCGCGTCATCGCAAGCGACGCGTCGCTTAGAAACGTCGCCTTCATCGCCGAGCATTCCGATGCGTTTCCGGGCGTCAACATCCAGAACCGCACGATCCGCAGCTATCCGTACGGGGCCCTCGCGGCCCACGTGCTGGGCTACACGGGGGCCGTGTCCGACGCCGACCTGAAGTCCGTTCCGGCGAACCGCGACATCGAACTGGGCGACGAGGTGGGCAAAAGCGGCGTCGAGTACACCTATGACGAGATCCTTTCGGGCGAGCACGGCCGTCGCCGCGTCGTGGCGGATGCCGACGGGAACGTGGTACGCGTGGTGGCCGAGACGCAGCCGACGCGCGGAAGCGACCTGTACCTCACCATCAAGGCTCCGGTCCAGTACGTGGTGGACAAGGAGCTCGCCGAGCTCATCGCCCCCAAGGGCGTCATCGGAACGGGCAAGGGCGTGGCCGGGGCCTGCGTGGTCATGGACGTGACCGACGGCTCGATCGTGGCCATGTCGAGCTACCCCACGTATTCCCCGGAGACCTTCATCGGCGGCATCTCGCAGGATATATGGGATCTGTACTCGTCGAAGTCCTCGTACTACCCGCTGCTGAACCGCACCATTTCGGGAACGTACGCGGCGGCCTCGACGTTCAAGTCGTTCACGGGCCTGGCGGCGCTGCGCTACGGGTTCGCCGACACCTCGAAGTACTGGACCTGCACGGGCTCGTGGGACGGGTTCAACACCGGGAGCCCCCAGAAATGCTGGCTGAAGACGGGCCATGGCAGCCTGGATTTCAAAGGCGGCATCGTCCAGTCGTGCGACGTGGTGTTCTACGACATCGCGTACAACTTCTACTACGCGGGCAAGAGCCAGGGAGGCACGCTGTCGGACACCGCCATGCAGGAAGAGCCCGCGAAATTCCGTTTCGGCCAGCTTACGGGGATCGATCTCGCATCCGAGGAGGCGGGCCGCATCCCTACTCCCGAGTGGAAGCAGTCGTACTGGGCCGATGTTCCCACCGAGGGCGTGTGGCGCGGAGGCGACATGACCAACACCGTCATCGGCCAGGGCGACGTGCTGGTGACGCCGATTCAGGTGGCCGTGGCGTACGGCGCCATAGCCACGGGCAACCTCATGAGGCCCCATGTGCTCAAAGAGGTGCGCAACGGGGACAACGTGGCGGCCGTGACCTTCGAGCCCCAGATCATCGACGTTCCGGACGTCGATGAGAAGAACTACGCCATCCTGCGCGACGCGCTGAACGGCGTCGCCGGATCGAACTCGGCGCTGGCCAAGTCCTTCAGGGACGTCGGCATGGACCCCTGGGACGTCGCCTGCAAAACCGGTACCGCCGAGATGACCGACACCGAGGACTTCGGCTGGTTCGCCTGCTATGCTCCCTACGACGACCCGAAATACGTGGTGGCCGTCATGATCGAGCAGGGCGGTGGCGGATCGACGTCTGCCGGTCCCATCGGAGCCAAGGCGCTCGCTGCGGCGCTGGCCGCCGATGCGGGCGAGCTCAAAGAGGTGGGGGCCGTCGCAGCTTCGAGCGGCGAGTCGGTCGCCTACGTGTCATCTTCGTCCGGACGAACCGACTAG
- a CDS encoding peptidylprolyl isomerase, whose protein sequence is MALYTPEYQPTGEEIAVVATSQGTIRVQLAGKDAPIHVGNFVELAQKGFYDDLKFHRYVPGFVIQGGDPKTREHSGEDVARLAGNPFAGLGTGGPGYCIKGEFSTNPNNSHEDGALAMARSQDPDSAGSQFYFCLGAQHMLDSGYTVFGQTIEGKDVIGKLRAGDVIESITIENAAE, encoded by the coding sequence ATGGCCCTTTACACTCCCGAGTACCAGCCGACGGGCGAGGAGATCGCCGTCGTCGCCACTTCGCAGGGAACCATCCGCGTGCAGCTGGCGGGCAAGGACGCCCCCATCCACGTCGGCAACTTCGTCGAGCTTGCGCAGAAGGGCTTCTACGACGATCTGAAGTTCCATCGCTACGTTCCCGGCTTCGTCATCCAGGGCGGCGATCCCAAGACCCGCGAGCATTCGGGCGAGGACGTGGCGCGTCTTGCCGGCAACCCGTTCGCCGGCCTGGGCACGGGCGGTCCCGGCTACTGCATCAAGGGCGAGTTCTCCACGAACCCTAACAACTCCCATGAAGACGGCGCCCTGGCCATGGCGCGCTCGCAGGATCCCGACTCCGCCGGCTCGCAGTTCTATTTCTGCCTGGGCGCCCAGCACATGCTGGATTCGGGCTACACTGTGTTCGGTCAGACCATCGAGGGCAAAGACGTCATCGGCAAGCTCCGCGCTGGCGACGTGATCGAGAGCATCACCATTGAAAACGCAGCCGAATAG
- the ndk gene encoding nucleoside-diphosphate kinase, with protein sequence MAVQKTYTMIKPDGVRNGHIGEIVNRFERAGLSIERMEMGMVTAEQAAANYAEHEGKPFYEGLVSYITSGPVVKMVVSGEGAVAKVRTLMGATNPADAAPGTIRGDFGLIMDENVIHGSDSPESAEREIGIFFA encoded by the coding sequence ATGGCAGTCCAGAAGACCTACACCATGATCAAGCCCGACGGCGTGCGCAACGGCCACATCGGCGAGATCGTCAACCGCTTCGAGCGCGCCGGCCTGTCCATCGAGCGCATGGAGATGGGCATGGTTACCGCCGAGCAGGCAGCCGCCAACTATGCCGAGCACGAGGGCAAGCCCTTCTACGAGGGTCTGGTTTCCTACATCACCTCCGGCCCCGTGGTGAAGATGGTCGTTTCCGGCGAGGGCGCCGTCGCCAAGGTGCGCACCCTCATGGGCGCGACCAACCCCGCTGACGCGGCTCCCGGCACCATTCGCGGCGACTTCGGTCTGATCATGGACGAGAACGTCATCCACGGCTCCGATTCCCCCGAGTCGGCCGAGCGCGAGATCGGGATCTTCTTCGCTTAA
- the mreC gene encoding rod shape-determining protein MreC — protein sequence MSLNFQQSASPFIRRILAIILLVVSLVLAIVYLREGDEGALHALQAGVRGGAAPVSQVGAGIDGAADAASTALSDATASEGTLSQLRAQNAELRQLVSDAEESRQEAQRLEGLLNMKESTGLEGLGAKVIGRSSDAWNQSLVINVGAEDGVSTGMAVMGASGVIGQVSSVSQGTASVRLLTDANSGAAVMIQSSRAHGIVRGSLDGLLRLEDIDEGSLPSVGDVVITSGLGGSYVSGLLVGSVVSVDASSANATGTIIVSQNAKVSAMEEMFVVTGQGSAATDASSRSAGGSSSSAGATPSAS from the coding sequence ATGTCGCTGAACTTCCAACAGAGCGCATCGCCTTTCATCAGGCGCATCCTTGCGATCATCCTGCTCGTCGTCTCGCTCGTGCTGGCGATCGTCTATTTGCGCGAGGGCGACGAGGGCGCTTTGCACGCGCTGCAGGCGGGCGTTCGGGGCGGAGCCGCTCCCGTGTCGCAGGTGGGTGCGGGCATCGACGGCGCCGCCGACGCCGCATCGACCGCGCTTTCGGACGCGACGGCGTCCGAGGGGACGCTCAGCCAGCTGCGGGCCCAAAACGCCGAGCTGCGCCAGCTGGTTTCCGATGCTGAGGAGTCGCGCCAGGAGGCTCAGCGCCTCGAGGGGCTGCTGAACATGAAGGAGTCCACGGGCCTCGAGGGCCTGGGCGCCAAGGTCATCGGACGCAGCTCCGATGCGTGGAACCAGTCGCTCGTCATCAACGTCGGCGCGGAAGACGGGGTGTCCACCGGCATGGCGGTCATGGGCGCTTCGGGCGTCATCGGCCAGGTTTCCAGCGTCAGCCAGGGCACGGCTTCGGTCCGCCTGCTGACGGACGCGAATTCGGGCGCCGCCGTCATGATCCAGTCCAGCCGTGCGCACGGCATCGTCCGCGGGTCGCTGGACGGGCTGCTTCGCTTGGAGGATATCGACGAGGGGAGCCTGCCGTCGGTGGGCGATGTGGTCATCACGTCGGGCTTGGGCGGAAGCTATGTGAGCGGTCTTCTGGTGGGGTCCGTGGTGAGCGTCGATGCGTCGTCGGCCAACGCGACCGGCACCATCATCGTTTCTCAGAACGCCAAGGTGAGCGCTATGGAAGAGATGTTCGTCGTGACCGGGCAGGGCAGCGCCGCAACCGACGCGTCCAGCCGCTCGGCCGGCGGGTCCTCCTCGTCTGCGGGCGCCACCCCGTCTGCCTCCTAG